The Arachis hypogaea cultivar Tifrunner chromosome 19, arahy.Tifrunner.gnm2.J5K5, whole genome shotgun sequence genome has a window encoding:
- the LOC112775136 gene encoding COP1-interacting protein 7 isoform X1 produces MNSSTRLDSAVFQLTPTRTRFDLVINVNEKKEKIASGLLHPFLSHLKAAQDQMAKGGYSIVLEPDGSRDVTWFTKGTVERFVRFVSTPEILERVYTTESEILQIEEAIAIQGNNCIGISTAEENQVKHVENTEATPERTSRKTVQDTNEERAIVLYKPDAEPPAANGSTTASEENSKAHLLKVLESRKSVLQKEQGMAFARAVAAGFDIDHMPALVSFAECFGASRLLDACSKYRDLWKRKHETGQWLEIGAAEMMSNHSDFPALNTSNITFPIMASTPHTQSDSGNNGKANSDVPPMGQPSLSPGDNSQGQFPHPMFPPWHVHSPLGAVPVFPPYPVQGIPYYQAYPGNSPYMQPNYSPMEEPRFASGQNMRHRRHSMDSRHSNTESETWDVETSKSRLQDEADMDRDGSQSRDRQKGSRSGRKKSGMVVIRNINYITKAENSSGSESYSDSGSEIDEGQDAQESVKTLKRRDRSESAKRLNLTDKEVDHGNDADGGHWQAFQSCLLRDADDNRHAIDQEQFDLPNANSMRRKKHVVGDDPLVSSERDMHELQGSGSIDMHSISKGLTLKPRASGDDLSLSVKEGHSSDGRSIDVQSLEVNGIRRGYRTVGNDDFIVPNHEGHFGNSHPSSDMEAVSGLGYSNNKMERKLFHDMNDDSYIVDHRSVAVNDVGHDERNAIDMDSEFPTSHKEEKSSNGINYEPDELSMMPERGAEMVSMSYDPALDYEMMAEAEGSSLQDKNNKGVVTEESAKPDKVQKSKVTPNSSDKIKAVGPIRRGKPSKLSPLDEARARADRLRNYKADLQKMKKEKEEEEIKRLEALKLERQKRIAAKSGTVTTKSPVTKKQLPAKLSPSSHKGSKFSDSEPGPSSPLQRFPVRTASAGSSDYSKVSRTSKLNTRSQSSENKLSRSVSSLPESKPEKGEGTTDTKASMARIRRLSEPKMSTVRQTSSAKPHNAGTISKTKSVDGPESRKISAIVSYDKSKTAALPELKIRTSAASDDVQNKSSVKEKAQKSNGNKPSVNSDSTLGKKNETQTSPSKDLDDNPVVEKTVVMLECEKPCAPAIHKSEEKTETLKKQYDNEDMKEKSEAASRYVAIRAPVSPPSMDMTDTATSGSQSHLPHASTGVKLNDKEKEHSKSFNISVAEETYQAPYARVSSLEDPSTRNTEYGKAVPTVLEATAIGGESVKAHVSDTRNSTLEKIPEAVEKPQVKESSKGFRRLLKFGKKSHSSANSGHSIESDNASNDGAEADQIGTNGSSIEVHTLKNLISQDETPTTSSTQQKSSRSFSLLSPFRSKNSEKKINMA; encoded by the exons ATGAACTCTTCAACAAGGTTGGATTCAGCTGTGTTTCAGCTCACACCCACAAGAACCAG GTTTGACTTGGTTATAAATGTGAATGAAAAGAAGGAGAAAATAGCATCGGGCTTGCTACATCCGTTTCTATCTCACTTGAAGGCTGCTCAGGATCAGATGGCCAAGGGTGGTTATTCAATTGTTCTTGAGCCTGATGGTAGCCGCGATGTCACATGGTTTACCAAGGGAACTGTTGAAAG GTTTGTCCGCTTTGTGAGCACTCCTGAGATATTGGAACGTGTGTATACTACAGAATCTGAAATCTTACAAATTGAAGAGGCAATTGCAATTCAAGGAAACAATTGCATAGGGATTAGCACT GCGGAAGAAAATCAAGTAAAACATGTAGAAAACACTGAAGCCACACCTGAAAGAACAA GCCGAAAGACTGTGCAGGATACCAATGAGGAGAGAGCAATAGTCCTTTACAAG CCTGATGCAGAGCCACCTGCAGCAAATGGAAGCACCACTGCATCAGAAGAAAACTCAAA AGCCCATCTTCTGAAAGTCCTAGAGTCCCGTAAATCAGTGCTGCAGAAAGAGCAAGGCATGGCATTTGCACGTGCTGTTGCTGCTGGTTTCGACATTGATCATATGCCAGCCTTAGTCTCATTTGCTGAATGCTTTGGAGCATCGCGCTTATT GGATGCATGCTCAAAATATAGAGATCTATGGAAAAGAAAACACGAAACTGGACAGTGGCTTGAAATTGGAGCTGCCGAAATGATGTCCAATCACTCGGACTTCCCTGCATTAAATACATCAAACATCACATTTCCCATCATGGCCTCTACACCGCATACTCAGTCAGACTCGGGGAATAATGGGAAAGCAAATTCAG ATGTTCCTCCAATGGGTCAACCATCTCTAAGTCCTGGGGATAATAGTCAAGGTCAATTCCCGCACCCTATGTTTCCTCCATGGCATGTCCATTCTCCCCTGGGTGCTGTACCTGTCTTTCCACCATATCCGGTTCAAGGTATACCCTACTACCAAGCTTATCCTGGAAACAGTCCATATATGCAGCCAAATTATTCACCTATGGAGGAGCCAAGATTTGCTTCTGGTCAAAACATGAGGCACAGAAGGCATTCCATGGATAGTAGACACAGCAATACTGAATCCGAAACATGGGATGTAGAaacctcaaaatcaaggttgcaGGATGAAGCGGATATGGATAGGGATGGTTCACAGAGCAGAGATCGACAGAAGGGTAGCCGATCAGGCAGAAAGAAATCTGGAATGGTGGTCATTCGGAACATCAATTACATAACAAAGGCTGAAAATTCTTCTGGCAGTGAATCATATTCAGATTCTGGCTCAGAAATAGATGAAGGCCAAGATGCTCAGGAATCTGTGAAGACCTTGAAAAGAAGGGACAGAAGTGAATCTGCGAAGAGGTTGAACTTGACAGATAAGGAAGTAGACCATGGGAATGATGCAGATGGAGGACACTGGCAAGCATTCCAAAGTTGTTTATTGAGAGATGCTGATGACAATAGACATGCCATAGACCAAGAACAATTCGATCTGCcaaatgcaaattccatgagaaGAAAGAAACATGTTGTAGGTGATGATCCTTTGGTTTCTAGTGAGCGAGATATGCATGAACTTCAAGGCAGTGGTTCTATAGATATGCATAGCATTAGCAAAGGACTGACCCTCAAGCCTAGGGCATCCGGTGATGATTTATCATTGTCTGTGAAGGAAGGGCATTCTAGTGATGGCAGGTCTATAGATGTACAATCTTTAGAAGTAAATGGAATAAGGCGTGGTTATAGGACTGTTGGAAATGATGATTTCATAGTCCCAAACCATGAAGGTCACTTTGGTAATTCACACCCTTCCTCGGATATGGAAGCAGTCAGTGGACTAGGTTATTCAAACAATAAAATGGAAAGGAAGTTGTTTCATGATATGAATGATGACTCCTACATAGTGGACCATAGATCGGTTGCAGTCAATGATGTGGGACATGATGAGAGAAATGCTATTGACATGGACTCTGAGTTTCCAACGTCGCATAAGGAAGAAAAATCATCTAATGGGATAAATTATGAGCCAGATGAATTGAGCATGATGCCTGAACGTGGAGCGGAAATGGTGTCGATGAGTTATGACCCTGCTTTAGACTATGAAATGATGGCTGAGGCTGAAGGTTCTTCTTTGCAAGATAAGAATAACAAAGGGGTCGTGACTGAGGAATCTGCGAAGCCAGATAAAGTGCAGAAATCAAAAGTTACTCCAAATAGTTCTGATAAGATTAAGGCTGTTGGGCCAATCAGGAGAGGGAAGCCTTCTAAACTGAGTCCTTTGGACGAGGCTCGAGCCCGTGCTGATAGATTGAGAAACTATAAAGCTGATCTCCAAAAGATGAAGAAAGAAAAG GAAGAAGAGGAGATAAAACGCCTAGAAGCTTTAAAGCTAGAGAGGCAAAAGAGAATTGCTGCCAAGAGTGGCACAGTTACAACAAAGTCACCAGTAACCAAGAAACAATTACCGGCAAAACTTTCACCAAGCTCTCATAAAGGATCAAAATTTAGTGATTCGGAACCAGGACCATCCTCACCCCTTCAAAGATTCCCTGTCCGAACTGCTTCTGCTGGATCTAGTGATTACTCAAAAGTCTCCAGAACCAGCAAATTGAATACCAGAAGCCAGTCGTCTGAAAACAAACTAAGCCGATCGGTGTCTTCTTTGCCTGAATCTAAGCCTGAGAAGGGTGAAGGTACAACAGATACTAAGGCATCGATGGCGCGGATTAGAAGATTATCAGAACCTAAAATGAGCACTGTCCGTCAGACTTCCTCAGCTAAGCCGCATAACGCCGGGACAATATCAAAGACTAAATCCGTTGATGGACCTGAGAGCAGAAAGATTTCGGCTATAGTGAGTTACGATAAAAGCAAGACTGCCGCCCTTCCGGAACTGAAAATCAGAACTTCTGCAGCAAGTGATGATGTTCAAAACAAATCATCAGTCAAAGAGAAGGCACAGAAATCGAATGGTAACAAGCCTTCTGTGAACTCAGACAGTACCttaggaaagaaaaatgaaacacAAACTTCACCCTCTAAAGACCTAGATGACAATCCTGTTGTTGAGAAGACTGTTGTGATGCTTGAATGTGAGAAACCTTGTGCTCCTGCTATTCATAAATCAGAAGAAAAAACTGAGACACTGAAAAAGCAATATGATAATGAAGACATGAAGGAGAAATCTGAGGCAGCATCAAGATATGTTGCTATTCGTGCACCTGTTTCACCTCCAAGCATGGATATGACAGATACTGCAACATCAGGGAGCCAATCGCACCTGCCACATGCATCTACTGGA GTCAAATTGAATGATAAAGAGAAAGAACATTCGAAGTCATTTAACATTTCTGTTGCCGAGGAAACATATCAAGCTCCATATGCCCGAGTTTCTTCTTTGGAAGATCCTAGCACCAGAAATACAGAGTATGGTAAAGCTGTCCCAACCGTTTTAGAGGCCACGGCAATTGGCGGGGAGAGTGTTAAAGCACATGTGTCCGACACTCGAAACTcaacacttgagaagattcctgAAGCAGTTGAGAAGCCTCAGGTAAAGGAATCATCAAAAGGTTTCCGAAGACTATTGAAGTTTGGAAAAAAGAGTCACAGCTCAGCAAATTCTGGACACAGCATTGAATCCGATAATGCCAGCAATGATGGTGCTGAGGCAGATCAGATTGGAACGAATGGTTCGTCCATTGAAG TTCATACTTTGAAGAATCTGATCTCTCAAGATGAAACACCAACTACCAGCTCAACTCAACAAAAAT CTTCTCGGTCGTTctcattgctatcaccatttcgAAGCAAGAAtagtgaaaagaaaataaatatggcTTGA
- the LOC112775136 gene encoding COP1-interacting protein 7 isoform X2: protein MQSHLQQMEAPLHQKKTQMLQKEQGMAFARAVAAGFDIDHMPALVSFAECFGASRLLDACSKYRDLWKRKHETGQWLEIGAAEMMSNHSDFPALNTSNITFPIMASTPHTQSDSGNNGKANSDVPPMGQPSLSPGDNSQGQFPHPMFPPWHVHSPLGAVPVFPPYPVQGIPYYQAYPGNSPYMQPNYSPMEEPRFASGQNMRHRRHSMDSRHSNTESETWDVETSKSRLQDEADMDRDGSQSRDRQKGSRSGRKKSGMVVIRNINYITKAENSSGSESYSDSGSEIDEGQDAQESVKTLKRRDRSESAKRLNLTDKEVDHGNDADGGHWQAFQSCLLRDADDNRHAIDQEQFDLPNANSMRRKKHVVGDDPLVSSERDMHELQGSGSIDMHSISKGLTLKPRASGDDLSLSVKEGHSSDGRSIDVQSLEVNGIRRGYRTVGNDDFIVPNHEGHFGNSHPSSDMEAVSGLGYSNNKMERKLFHDMNDDSYIVDHRSVAVNDVGHDERNAIDMDSEFPTSHKEEKSSNGINYEPDELSMMPERGAEMVSMSYDPALDYEMMAEAEGSSLQDKNNKGVVTEESAKPDKVQKSKVTPNSSDKIKAVGPIRRGKPSKLSPLDEARARADRLRNYKADLQKMKKEKEEEEIKRLEALKLERQKRIAAKSGTVTTKSPVTKKQLPAKLSPSSHKGSKFSDSEPGPSSPLQRFPVRTASAGSSDYSKVSRTSKLNTRSQSSENKLSRSVSSLPESKPEKGEGTTDTKASMARIRRLSEPKMSTVRQTSSAKPHNAGTISKTKSVDGPESRKISAIVSYDKSKTAALPELKIRTSAASDDVQNKSSVKEKAQKSNGNKPSVNSDSTLGKKNETQTSPSKDLDDNPVVEKTVVMLECEKPCAPAIHKSEEKTETLKKQYDNEDMKEKSEAASRYVAIRAPVSPPSMDMTDTATSGSQSHLPHASTGVKLNDKEKEHSKSFNISVAEETYQAPYARVSSLEDPSTRNTEYGKAVPTVLEATAIGGESVKAHVSDTRNSTLEKIPEAVEKPQVKESSKGFRRLLKFGKKSHSSANSGHSIESDNASNDGAEADQIGTNGSSIEVHTLKNLISQDETPTTSSTQQKSSRSFSLLSPFRSKNSEKKINMA from the exons ATGCAGAGCCACCTGCAGCAAATGGAAGCACCACTGCATCAGAAGAAAACTCAAA TGCTGCAGAAAGAGCAAGGCATGGCATTTGCACGTGCTGTTGCTGCTGGTTTCGACATTGATCATATGCCAGCCTTAGTCTCATTTGCTGAATGCTTTGGAGCATCGCGCTTATT GGATGCATGCTCAAAATATAGAGATCTATGGAAAAGAAAACACGAAACTGGACAGTGGCTTGAAATTGGAGCTGCCGAAATGATGTCCAATCACTCGGACTTCCCTGCATTAAATACATCAAACATCACATTTCCCATCATGGCCTCTACACCGCATACTCAGTCAGACTCGGGGAATAATGGGAAAGCAAATTCAG ATGTTCCTCCAATGGGTCAACCATCTCTAAGTCCTGGGGATAATAGTCAAGGTCAATTCCCGCACCCTATGTTTCCTCCATGGCATGTCCATTCTCCCCTGGGTGCTGTACCTGTCTTTCCACCATATCCGGTTCAAGGTATACCCTACTACCAAGCTTATCCTGGAAACAGTCCATATATGCAGCCAAATTATTCACCTATGGAGGAGCCAAGATTTGCTTCTGGTCAAAACATGAGGCACAGAAGGCATTCCATGGATAGTAGACACAGCAATACTGAATCCGAAACATGGGATGTAGAaacctcaaaatcaaggttgcaGGATGAAGCGGATATGGATAGGGATGGTTCACAGAGCAGAGATCGACAGAAGGGTAGCCGATCAGGCAGAAAGAAATCTGGAATGGTGGTCATTCGGAACATCAATTACATAACAAAGGCTGAAAATTCTTCTGGCAGTGAATCATATTCAGATTCTGGCTCAGAAATAGATGAAGGCCAAGATGCTCAGGAATCTGTGAAGACCTTGAAAAGAAGGGACAGAAGTGAATCTGCGAAGAGGTTGAACTTGACAGATAAGGAAGTAGACCATGGGAATGATGCAGATGGAGGACACTGGCAAGCATTCCAAAGTTGTTTATTGAGAGATGCTGATGACAATAGACATGCCATAGACCAAGAACAATTCGATCTGCcaaatgcaaattccatgagaaGAAAGAAACATGTTGTAGGTGATGATCCTTTGGTTTCTAGTGAGCGAGATATGCATGAACTTCAAGGCAGTGGTTCTATAGATATGCATAGCATTAGCAAAGGACTGACCCTCAAGCCTAGGGCATCCGGTGATGATTTATCATTGTCTGTGAAGGAAGGGCATTCTAGTGATGGCAGGTCTATAGATGTACAATCTTTAGAAGTAAATGGAATAAGGCGTGGTTATAGGACTGTTGGAAATGATGATTTCATAGTCCCAAACCATGAAGGTCACTTTGGTAATTCACACCCTTCCTCGGATATGGAAGCAGTCAGTGGACTAGGTTATTCAAACAATAAAATGGAAAGGAAGTTGTTTCATGATATGAATGATGACTCCTACATAGTGGACCATAGATCGGTTGCAGTCAATGATGTGGGACATGATGAGAGAAATGCTATTGACATGGACTCTGAGTTTCCAACGTCGCATAAGGAAGAAAAATCATCTAATGGGATAAATTATGAGCCAGATGAATTGAGCATGATGCCTGAACGTGGAGCGGAAATGGTGTCGATGAGTTATGACCCTGCTTTAGACTATGAAATGATGGCTGAGGCTGAAGGTTCTTCTTTGCAAGATAAGAATAACAAAGGGGTCGTGACTGAGGAATCTGCGAAGCCAGATAAAGTGCAGAAATCAAAAGTTACTCCAAATAGTTCTGATAAGATTAAGGCTGTTGGGCCAATCAGGAGAGGGAAGCCTTCTAAACTGAGTCCTTTGGACGAGGCTCGAGCCCGTGCTGATAGATTGAGAAACTATAAAGCTGATCTCCAAAAGATGAAGAAAGAAAAG GAAGAAGAGGAGATAAAACGCCTAGAAGCTTTAAAGCTAGAGAGGCAAAAGAGAATTGCTGCCAAGAGTGGCACAGTTACAACAAAGTCACCAGTAACCAAGAAACAATTACCGGCAAAACTTTCACCAAGCTCTCATAAAGGATCAAAATTTAGTGATTCGGAACCAGGACCATCCTCACCCCTTCAAAGATTCCCTGTCCGAACTGCTTCTGCTGGATCTAGTGATTACTCAAAAGTCTCCAGAACCAGCAAATTGAATACCAGAAGCCAGTCGTCTGAAAACAAACTAAGCCGATCGGTGTCTTCTTTGCCTGAATCTAAGCCTGAGAAGGGTGAAGGTACAACAGATACTAAGGCATCGATGGCGCGGATTAGAAGATTATCAGAACCTAAAATGAGCACTGTCCGTCAGACTTCCTCAGCTAAGCCGCATAACGCCGGGACAATATCAAAGACTAAATCCGTTGATGGACCTGAGAGCAGAAAGATTTCGGCTATAGTGAGTTACGATAAAAGCAAGACTGCCGCCCTTCCGGAACTGAAAATCAGAACTTCTGCAGCAAGTGATGATGTTCAAAACAAATCATCAGTCAAAGAGAAGGCACAGAAATCGAATGGTAACAAGCCTTCTGTGAACTCAGACAGTACCttaggaaagaaaaatgaaacacAAACTTCACCCTCTAAAGACCTAGATGACAATCCTGTTGTTGAGAAGACTGTTGTGATGCTTGAATGTGAGAAACCTTGTGCTCCTGCTATTCATAAATCAGAAGAAAAAACTGAGACACTGAAAAAGCAATATGATAATGAAGACATGAAGGAGAAATCTGAGGCAGCATCAAGATATGTTGCTATTCGTGCACCTGTTTCACCTCCAAGCATGGATATGACAGATACTGCAACATCAGGGAGCCAATCGCACCTGCCACATGCATCTACTGGA GTCAAATTGAATGATAAAGAGAAAGAACATTCGAAGTCATTTAACATTTCTGTTGCCGAGGAAACATATCAAGCTCCATATGCCCGAGTTTCTTCTTTGGAAGATCCTAGCACCAGAAATACAGAGTATGGTAAAGCTGTCCCAACCGTTTTAGAGGCCACGGCAATTGGCGGGGAGAGTGTTAAAGCACATGTGTCCGACACTCGAAACTcaacacttgagaagattcctgAAGCAGTTGAGAAGCCTCAGGTAAAGGAATCATCAAAAGGTTTCCGAAGACTATTGAAGTTTGGAAAAAAGAGTCACAGCTCAGCAAATTCTGGACACAGCATTGAATCCGATAATGCCAGCAATGATGGTGCTGAGGCAGATCAGATTGGAACGAATGGTTCGTCCATTGAAG TTCATACTTTGAAGAATCTGATCTCTCAAGATGAAACACCAACTACCAGCTCAACTCAACAAAAAT CTTCTCGGTCGTTctcattgctatcaccatttcgAAGCAAGAAtagtgaaaagaaaataaatatggcTTGA
- the LOC112776460 gene encoding putative protein phosphatase 2C-like protein 44, protein MGFKYLPLKLKVFRLKRFLLGRGRRGVKRKHVMVPAKKPSWMMPITHGYYVVEHHQGSEKDLLNFDSVVVQREQMDHNELWYFGMFDVVVGDVVTKYIQSNFFNKKLQESHLRRKSKETLKRAYLGARAKIREEYESDERSRMGSGSCVMVINGEKLVIANMGDYKTVVCRDGIAHHHTSSGRHHQHSPRIHWSRRLFSGKSHSRGSELVVKGERIDSDTEFLIMASNGIWEVMQNQEAVNLISHIEDPQEAAEFLAKEAMNRMSKSNISCLIIRFE, encoded by the exons atgggaTTCAAATATCTTCCTCTCAAGCTTAAG GTTTTCCGGCTGAAACGGTTTCTGCTAGGCCGCGGCCGAAGAGGAGTAAAGAGAAAGCATGTGATGGTGCCTGCAAAGAAGCCTTCATGGATGATGCCAATAACACATGGATATTATGTGGTGGAGCATCATCAAGGTTCTGAAAAAGACCTTTTGAACTTTGATTCAGTAGTGGTGCAAAGAGAGCAAATGGATCATAATGAATTGTGGTATTTCGGAATGTTTGACGTTGTAGTTGGAGATGTGGTTACCAAGTACATTCAATCCAATTTCTTTAACAAGAAGCTTCAAGag TCTCATTTAAGGAGGAAAAGCAAGGAAACGCTGAAGAGGGCATACCTTGGTGCAAGGGCAAAGATAAGAGAGGAGTATGAATCAGATGAAAGAAGCAGAATGGGTTCAGGATCATGTGTTATGGTGATCAATGGAGAGAAGCTTGTGATAGCAAACATGGGAGATTATAAAACTGTTGTCTGCAGAGATGGCATAGCTCATCATCACACATCATCTGGTAGACACCACCAACATTCACCACGAATACATTGGTCTCGCAGACTCTTCTCCG GTAAAAGTCATTCTAGAGGCTCAGAACTTGTTGTGAAAGGAGAAAGGATTGATTCAGATACTGAATTTCTGATAATGGCCAGCAATGGTATATGGGAG GTGATGCAGAATCAAGAGGCAGTGAATCTGATAAGTCACATAGAGGATCCCCAAGAAGCAGCGGAATTCTTGGCAAAGGAAGCTATGAATAGGATGAGCAAAAGCAACATCTCATGCTTAATCATTCGCTTTGAGTGA